The window TAGGCGGAGAGAACAACAAGTACGAGCAACGTTTCAATGTTGCTGTCAGCCGGGCAAGAGATCAGCTCTGGCTTTTTCAATCGGTGACAGTCAATCATCTGGGCAGCAACTGCCTTCGCCGCAAACTGCTGGAGCATTTCCAGAATCCGGAAGCCGGGATTGAGCGCATTCAAGGTCTGAACATTGAGGAATTGCGGCTGGCCGCGCATCAGGCGGACAGAAAGACAGAATCCGCACCTCGTCCTTTTGACAGTTGGTTTGAAGTGGACGTTGCTCTTCAGATCGCAACGCGGGGATACAAAGTTGTGCCTCAGTATCCATTTGCAGGCCGCCGAATTGATTTGGTTATTCAGGGAGAAAAAGCACAACTGGCGGTGGAGTGTGATGGCGATTACTGGCATGGACCGGAACGCTATACCGCCGACTTGGCGCGGCAACGGCAGCTTGAACGCTGCGGCTGGCAATTCTTCCGCATCCGGGAATGCCTTTATTATGCCGACGCGGGCAAGGCACTCGCGCCGCTCTGGCCGTTACTGGAGCGTATGGAGATAGAGCCTGTTGCAGAGAAGTGATAGCATTCAGATCCCTCCTTCTATCTGTTTCAGGCGATGGAATCCGACCAGGAACCGGGCTTGCGCTTATGGTGAAAACAGGATACAAGTCCCTGAGAAAATCTTCGCACGTACCCGACTCCAGGGAGGTGCAGGGCAACCGGGACAGCGGCTTTGCCGAACGGATGTATGTGTACAATTACAGGATATTCGACAAGCACCGCAGGAAAGTTGTCAGTATCGCCCTGCTTATCGATAGCAGCCCGAGCTTCAGACCTGACTGTTTCAGGACGGAGCTGTTCGGCTGCGAGGTCAAGTTCACCTATCCGGTTATCAAACTGCTGGACTTTGACCGGCCTGATCTTGAAAAGGACGACAGCCCGTTCGCGGTCATCACCAGGGTGCAGCTGGCCAAGATCAAGTCGGAAAAAGAACCGGATAAACGTTACAGCTTCAGGCTGGATCTGACCAAAGAACTGTACAACAGAAACTACAGTAAGGAACAGATTATCAGGCTCTACCGCTTCATTGATTATGTGCTGAGGCTGCCAGAACCCAAGGCGTTACAATTCAACAAAGAAATGGAACTGTTCGAGGAGGCGCGGACTATGCCCTATATTTCAACCACGGAAAGAATGGCGAGAGAGGAAGGACTGCTTCAGGGAATAAGCGAAGGGATTGAGCAGGGACGCACTAGGGGACAGCTTGAAAAGGCGCAGGAAGATGTGCTGGAGATACTGGAGGTACGTTTCGGTCATGTTCCCTTTGCCCTGAAAGAAGAGGTCATTTGCTGCAATGACCTGAGCAGGCTGAATAAAGCACTTCGTCATGCCCTGCTGATTGCGGCGGTTGATGAGTTTGAGTTGTAGACAGGAGACATAGAAAGGCCTTTGCCTTATTCCGTGAGTGGCAAAATCTCAATCTGTAATTTCCCGATTAAAGCCCCGATTGCAAGCTGTCCTTCCAAATCGCCACGGGTAAAGCGGATATGATACAAATCCGCAGGGAGCTGGTTGACCGTGGTATCAAGACTGATCCATTGCCCGTCCAAGCAGACCTCATTCCAAGCGTGATAGTAAAAGGCATCATTATGCAGAGTGACCCCGGCGGCGATTGCGGTGGGGATATTGAGGCTACGGGCAAGGGCCGCAAAGAGGGCGGCATGCTCGTTGCAATCTCCTCTGCCGCTTTTCAGAGTGGTTAAGGCATCGGGTAGGCCGATAACTGGTCTTTTTTCAATGTTTTTGTACAGCCACTCAGTCAAGAGGGCTACCTGACGAACAGGGTCAGTAACTTCTCCGACAATTTCCTTGGCCTTTGCCTTAATATCTGAGTTATCAGACTGGACATAGCGACTGGCCGACAAGGTAGAGTCTTCGCCGACACAGCTGTTTTCCGATATGAATTCGCTGTCTTTCAGTAACGGAGGAAACTCTTCCTTTGTGAGAGTTAACGTACCTTCGGCAAAGTTTTGCCGCCCACCGTTCAACGCAACCTCGGCATCTTTCGGGAACTGAAGGCGAAATGTTGCCGTCCGGCTGTTCTCTTCAAGAAGCTTCCCTGTATATTGCACAGCAACTGCGGACAAAAGCTCGTCGCCGCTGTCCTGAATGTCCATTGCCTTGAATTTCGGTTCTGCCTGAAAAACAAAACCGGCGGGCGATCGCTCTCGGACAACCTTTCCCTGATCATCCAGCCAGAAATTGATCTGCATCCCGGAATAGGATTCTGTAAAATTGTGCAGATGATATATCCGCTCATTCAGAAGCTTTTTTTCCTGTCCGTTATACGTGATCACAGATGTCCTTGCGGCAAGGGAAAAAGGATCAAAAAACGGAATCTTCAGCTTGTCTCCTTTTTCATGCATCTTGCTCAACAGATACCCTCGCTGATTAAGCGGGAGCACAGGAGGGCCTTGCAACGTGACAGCATCCTCCATTATTGCTCCCCCTGTATCCAAGGTAAAGTGAACCGTGTTTCCTTCCACTCGGCCATTTGCAGTGGTGCTATAAAACGGAGAGGAAAAAAGAAACTCAAAGGTGCGCAGTTGCAGGCCGTTCCCCACAGTTGCGGTGAGATTCATCTTGATCGGTTGCACCGAATTAAGCACCTTGAGTCGAAGCGAGGCCTCTTGAAGAATGCGCAAGCTGTTTTCCCCGTCAGGACGGACATCCTCCATAATATAACCGATGCGCTTGTCTTTGAGATACACCCCATAATATTGCTGATACTTCGCTTGGATCA is drawn from Candidatus Electrothrix rattekaaiensis and contains these coding sequences:
- a CDS encoding transglutaminase-like domain-containing protein — translated: MIVRILKFFVLCCWIALLVFLVQRDFFVSTLESNEQAALIQAKYQQYYGVYLKDKRIGYIMEDVRPDGENSLRILQEASLRLKVLNSVQPIKMNLTATVGNGLQLRTFEFLFSSPFYSTTANGRVEGNTVHFTLDTGGAIMEDAVTLQGPPVLPLNQRGYLLSKMHEKGDKLKIPFFDPFSLAARTSVITYNGQEKKLLNERIYHLHNFTESYSGMQINFWLDDQGKVVRERSPAGFVFQAEPKFKAMDIQDSGDELLSAVAVQYTGKLLEENSRTATFRLQFPKDAEVALNGGRQNFAEGTLTLTKEEFPPLLKDSEFISENSCVGEDSTLSASRYVQSDNSDIKAKAKEIVGEVTDPVRQVALLTEWLYKNIEKRPVIGLPDALTTLKSGRGDCNEHAALFAALARSLNIPTAIAAGVTLHNDAFYYHAWNEVCLDGQWISLDTTVNQLPADLYHIRFTRGDLEGQLAIGALIGKLQIEILPLTE